The genome window GTGATCAGGCGGTACCCGGGCCGGTAGACCTGGAAGGCCACCTCGAGGACCTTGAGGAATTCCTTCTCGTCATCCACCAACAGTATTTTCATTGCCTGTCACCTTCTTTCCGTTGCCGTTGCGTGGCAGCGCGAACGTGAACACAGTGCCCTCGCCGGGCGCGCTCGTCGCCCAGACGCGCCCGCCGTGCAGATCGACGAGCCGCCGCACGATGACCAGCCCGAGGCCGTGGCCGTCGCGCGCGAAGGGGCGCCGCCCTCCGTCGAGGAGACGCTCGAGGCGCTCGCCGGGGATGCCGGGGCCGTCATCCTCCACCGCCACGCTGACGCTCTCGCCCTCGTTTTTCGCCCGGACGGTGATGTGCGTTTTCTCGGGCGTATGGCGGGAGGCGTTGGCTATCAGGTTGAGAAGCACCTGCTGAACGCGGTCGGGGTCGCCGTTGACCGGCGGCAGCCGCGACGGCAGCGCCAGCGAAAGCTCCTGCTCCTTCCCCTCGAGCATCGGCTGCACGCTGTCCGCCACTTCCATGATAAGCGGTCGCAGGTCGATGGCTCGGCGGCGGAGCGTGAGGTTCCCCGCCTCCATTCGGGCGAGGTCCAGCAGGTCGGAAACGCGGCGGCTCATGCGGTCGATGTTGCGGGCGATGACACGCAGCAGCTCCTGGCGGGGCACTTCCGTGGGCTTGCCGGTCTCGTCGAGGAGTATTTCCGTGGCGTTGTGTATGAGCGTGAGAGGCGTCTGTATCTCGTGCGAGGCCATGGCCAGGAACTCCGCCTTGCCGGCCTCGGCGTCCTGGAGACGGGCGGCCATGGAGTTGACGCCCTGTGCCAGCCGTCCCACCTCATCGGCGGAGTCGATGTCGACGCGCTGCCCGAAATCGCCCGCCCCGATGCGTCCGATCACGGACACCACGCGCTCCAGCCGCGAGGCGATGGCGCGGGCGGTGGCGAACCCGAGCACGAGCAGCACGAGCGGCACGATGAGCGCCGCCGCGATACCGGCGCCGAGCACCATGTCGCTGGGCCAAACATCGGACCTGGGGACGAATACGGCGGCCGTTACCCCGCTTTCCGTGCCGAGTGAGTCTACGACGTCATAGGCGGCGGCGTAGGCGCGCCCGTTCACCGCCGACCCCCCTTTGACCGGCCCATCGCCTGCCGGCTGCGGGGGCGGAGGAGGCGCAACGGTGCTCTGGCCGTGCAGATTGGAAAACGTGCCGGCAAGGAGCGAGCCGTCGCGGTACAGCGCGAGCTCGACCGAGGTCGACGGTTTGAGCTCCGTGAGGAGCCGTTCCAGCAGGCGCCCGGCGACGACGTACCCGCGCGGGCTCCCCGTTGACGGAACCGGGGCCGCGACTGCCAGCACGGCGCCGCCCTGCGAAGAGACAATGCCTGCCGTCCCGTCGCCGCTGAGGCCCGCGAAGTCGCCATCAGAAAGGACCCGCCCGGCCCCGACGGCAAGCGTCCGGCCATCCGCCGCGAGCACCTGGAGGGCGTCGAGGGAGCCCGCCCCGTTCGCCAGTATGTGCGATAGCGCCGCGCCGTCGTTCGCCGCCAGGGCCGCCGCCAGGTCCGGCCTCTCGCTCAACGCGAGGGCAGAATCGCGAAGGCGGTCCGTCTCGTGGTCGAGGTGAAGCAGGAAGAGGGAACGGGCGCTATCGAGCCTGAGGTCGACGTTCTCCGACGCCGCCTTCTTTGCCAGGGGCAGCGCGAAACCCACCACGACCACTGCGGTCAGCACGATGAGCAACGAGAAGGGTATCACGATCTGAAAGCGCAGCGGCAGGTCGAAGAAGCGCGTCTTCACGGCGTCCCTCCCCCGGCCGGCGCGGCTGCTTCTTCCCCGTTCAGCCCGAAGAGGTCGTGGGCGGCGGCCAGGTAGTTCGGGTCCGCCCCCTGCGATTTCAGACGGGTGACAGGGGAGTGCAGCAGTTTCTTTACGATCGCCTGCGTCAGGGCGTCGATGCGTTGCCGCTCCGCCGCCTCGAGGTGACGCAGGCGACGGAATGTCTTCTCCATCTCCTGCCGGCGGATCTCTTCTGCTCTCCGCCGCAGCGAGACGATGGTCGGGACGGCGCGCAGCGACTGCCACCAGTCGAGGAAGCGCTGCGCTTCCTCTTCCACAATCGCCTCCGCCCTGGCCTTCTCCTTCTCCTGCTCCTCGGGAGTGACGGGGCACATCGCGCCCAGGTCGTCGATGTCGTATAGCTCCACACCCGGTATCGCGCGGACGGCGACGTCGATGTCGCGGGGCACGGCGATGTCGATGAGCAGGAGGGGGCGTCCGTTGCGCTCCGCCATCGCCGCGGCGACGCGCTCCTCACCGATGAGGAACCCGTCCGACCCGCTGGCGCTGATCATCACGTCGGCGGCAGCGAGCGCTTCGTTCAGACGCGAGAAGGGGACGGCTTCGGCGCCGAGTTGCTGCGCAAGGTCGACGGCGCGCTCGCCGGTGCGGTTGGTGATGACGAGGCGGCGCGCCCCCGCCTTGACGAGGCTGCGCGCCGTGAGGGCGCCGGCCTCGCCCGCGCCGAGGACAAGCACGTCGCGCTGCGAGAGGTCGCCCGTGATGCGCTGGGCGAGCGCCACGGCTGCGGAGCTCACAGACTTGCCGTGGTGGCAAACGAGCGTTTCGCTGTGCACGCGGCGCCCCGCGCGGATCGCCGAGTGGAAGAGACGGCTGAGGACGCCGTTGCACAACCGCGCTTCAGCGGCGAGCGCGAGCGTGCTCCGCACCTGCCCCAGGATCTCCGATTCGCCGAAGATCATGGAGTCGAGGCCCGCGGCCACACGATGCAGGTGGCGCACCGCCGCTTCGTTGCGCAGATAGTACACGTGGCGGGCCAGGCAATCGGTGCGGGCGCCTGTCGCGCCTTCGAGGAGACGGAGGGCGTCGTCGCGCTGCCGCTGCGGGCCGTCGGCGAGGAAGTAAAGCTCCATCCGGTTGCAGGTGGAGAGAGGAACGCCGTTGCCTACATGCTCGCGCAGGTAGGCCAGCGCCTGTGGAAGCTCCTCCGTGCCGAGAGTGAATCGCTCCCGCAGGTAGAGCGGCGCCGTCTTGTGATTAAGCCCGACCAGTACGATGTCCA of Dehalococcoidia bacterium contains these proteins:
- a CDS encoding ATP-binding protein, with the translated sequence MKTRFFDLPLRFQIVIPFSLLIVLTAVVVVGFALPLAKKAASENVDLRLDSARSLFLLHLDHETDRLRDSALALSERPDLAAALAANDGAALSHILANGAGSLDALQVLAADGRTLAVGAGRVLSDGDFAGLSGDGTAGIVSSQGGAVLAVAAPVPSTGSPRGYVVAGRLLERLLTELKPSTSVELALYRDGSLLAGTFSNLHGQSTVAPPPPPQPAGDGPVKGGSAVNGRAYAAAYDVVDSLGTESGVTAAVFVPRSDVWPSDMVLGAGIAAALIVPLVLLVLGFATARAIASRLERVVSVIGRIGAGDFGQRVDIDSADEVGRLAQGVNSMAARLQDAEAGKAEFLAMASHEIQTPLTLIHNATEILLDETGKPTEVPRQELLRVIARNIDRMSRRVSDLLDLARMEAGNLTLRRRAIDLRPLIMEVADSVQPMLEGKEQELSLALPSRLPPVNGDPDRVQQVLLNLIANASRHTPEKTHITVRAKNEGESVSVAVEDDGPGIPGERLERLLDGGRRPFARDGHGLGLVIVRRLVDLHGGRVWATSAPGEGTVFTFALPRNGNGKKVTGNENTVGG
- the hemA gene encoding glutamyl-tRNA reductase is translated as MDIVLVGLNHKTAPLYLRERFTLGTEELPQALAYLREHVGNGVPLSTCNRMELYFLADGPQRQRDDALRLLEGATGARTDCLARHVYYLRNEAAVRHLHRVAAGLDSMIFGESEILGQVRSTLALAAEARLCNGVLSRLFHSAIRAGRRVHSETLVCHHGKSVSSAAVALAQRITGDLSQRDVLVLGAGEAGALTARSLVKAGARRLVITNRTGERAVDLAQQLGAEAVPFSRLNEALAAADVMISASGSDGFLIGEERVAAAMAERNGRPLLLIDIAVPRDIDVAVRAIPGVELYDIDDLGAMCPVTPEEQEKEKARAEAIVEEEAQRFLDWWQSLRAVPTIVSLRRRAEEIRRQEMEKTFRRLRHLEAAERQRIDALTQAIVKKLLHSPVTRLKSQGADPNYLAAAHDLFGLNGEEAAAPAGGGTP